GGTACAGGAGAATTTCCCATCCATGTGAAATATGACGCCCTGTGACATCAGACTTACCTAATGCTGACATCAGACTAAACTTTCCTAAAGATAATTTTTAACATGGCTGTATGTGGAACAGTAACAGCCAATTGTAGCCCATCTGTATGAGATTGTTTTTATacctctttgttttttattggcTGAATCCTCCATACTGGCTGGTGTTGGTTCACAGGATAAGGATGTTTGTTAATCATTACACATGAAAGGGAAGCTATCGACAGTTAACAGAGGGAACCTGTCCAGCAAGACCAGTGAGCTCATGCGTCAGGGAGGAGGCTTTATATGCATGTGCAAACAATATAAAAGTTGGAACAGCCTGACAGCTTGTTAATACTCGTgttaattcattttgttttcgtAGTCCTCTTGGTGCACGCCCTGTTGTTATTGAAGACAAGAGGACAAAGCTGTTTCTTGACTGACTTGTGAAAATGTTATCTCTGTGCCCTTGTGCCTCGACTCGACTAGCGATTGTTTGTTTTGGCATTTTTGGTTTAGAGTGGGAGATGAAGAATGTTTGAATTAGAGTCAGCTTAACTTTAATTATaacacacacttcacacacaTAGGGAGGTGCTGTGAGGAATGCTGTTTCACTCCCATGCTTGTTTCCTAACTGTTTTTCCCTACAGCAGACTGTCTGCATATCTGCTGCATGACAAATAAATGTGCTGGCTGTGAACTTCCTTTAAATTGCAGTTTGGTGTCAGATTAGGACTACACAACGTTTTGGGTGGAAATAGATAGCTTCATAGACCTCAGTTTAAGTCATGCAAGGACAGACTGAACTTTAATAAGATCCACAACATGTTGCACAAATGAAATCAAACTGTGACCTTTACCTCATGTGAAACGGTCAGAGGAATGTGCTGTGAAACAAAAAGGTTAAAAAGGGGAAAGGCTTGACAAAATGGGCGCGACTGCTGAACTATTAGTACATCTAATAATAGCATGGTTTTGAGAAAAACCTTTAGAGCCCTTATAAtgtctttgttttaaattataCAAATGGAGAGCGACAGTATGCAGTGGCACTAACTGCGTGTTTTGGCTTGCTTTTAAACGGGCCTCTCCAGAACACTCTTACCTTTCCCTTACAGAAAATAAGAGCTGATCCTGTGCAACAGAGAGGACATGATGGGGGAGCCTGAACAAAGCTGCCATTGGCATGGTACTCCTAACAGGAACTACAACAAGCTGTACAGTCAGCACCTGTCAGTCTCAGGTTAACAATCGGCAGACAAATGCCAGCAGGGCTGATGTATTAGACGTCACAAGTGTTAGAAACCTGCTCATTTTGGTTCAGGTTCTTTTTTTGCAGTCAGATATTTATTCTTCAATGTCTTTCATACATAAAACGTAATTTAAGCCCTGCATTGTGATTCAAATTATTGTATAAAAGAGTAATGTCATGACCAAAAGCAGGTTTTTGAAAAGCAATGCACACTCCAAAATTACACTGAAAAACTGCAGGACATTTGAGAAGCCgaaatcaaagaacattttCAGATTTAGCTCACACTATAATCAAAATAACAATTTCGCTTCATTGCCAAATTGTTGAAACCATTAACATTTTTCATGTCTAATGCATTGTATCTGGGAATTTTGACATGATGGATTAATGAGGCCTGTAACAACTAGAGTGTTTTCTCTATGTTTAAAAATCTATTTGTATATAATAATTTTCAGTATAATTTCcatcaaattttttttattgtgagaAAAAGATtgatagtaattacataaaacaaatatagTTAACTCAGTTTGCACAGACACAGTTTTGGGGATTTaagatttattgttttttgtaaggttcaggtttttgtgtttgtgtgaagctGTGCATACTATATAAAGATAAATCATATAAATAGTTCTGAAACAAAAGTCAAATCCTGTTATCTTCCGATAATTCAGTTTTAACACATGATTCATTATTTCTGACATTTGCAGATGGTTCAAACTGGTGGACAAAACGGGAAAAGAGGACAAGGCACGAGGAGAGGTGCTGCTAGATATCCAGTTTATGAGAAACAACATGTCAGCCAGCATGTTTGACCTTTCCATGCAGGACAAACCACGCTCTCGCATTTCCAAGATAAAGGACAaagtgcgtgggaagaaaaagGATGGTTTCTCCGACTCGGCCTCAGCGATTGTGCCCTCTGTCAGCCAGGTCCTCACAGACAGTGAGGGCGAGGCTGACGCGCAGTCACTTAACCAATCTGcagatgagaaaaagaaatctaAGCTCAAAAAGCTCTTTGCCCCCAAATCAAACTTGCAGCGTAACATCTCACAGTCCATGTCCACACTGGGGACGCTGCCTGAGAAGAATTCATCTCTGAGTGGCAGCCGCTCATCTGGTCTCAATGTCAGCTCTCCTGATGGTAATTTAACCTCTGTTCTCTGTTTATTGTTTGCTGTTGCCAGTGCAAGTTGCGTAAGTTGTTTTGCATGTCAACAATGACATCATGCCTCACTGTCTCTCTACCCGCAGTTAAGAAGAAATTCAAATTGGGACACAAACGAACCGGCAGCTCTGACAGCAAGGTGTCTTTGGGTCCTTTTTCCCTGCTGGGCCGCTCCAAGCAGAGCAACAGTGACCTGAACAACCTGTGCATTAACGGCAGCCATGTGTACACAGAGGAGACAGAACCCAAGAGTGGATCTACACTCAGTCTGAACAGCTCTGGTCGAGGCTCTGTGGAAGATGTCCGCAAACACACTTCTGATCTCTCTGCAGATGCTTTCAGGAGTGTATCTGTCCCATCAACAGACAGAGCTTCACAAGAACAACAGCACCatcaagaggaggaggaaagaagGCAAGCAGAAGAAAGGCGCATAGCAGAAGCAAAGaggatggaggaagaggagaaacacagGGCACAGCTCAAGAGgctgcaggaggaagaggagcgtaGACTGCAAGAGGAACAGGAGAGGAAGAGACGCTTCCTGGAGGATGAAGCCAGGAGGAAGAAACAGATGGAGGAGGACGAGAGGCGAAAGCAAGAAGAGCAACGCAAGATGATGGAAGCAGCAGAAACTCAGCGGCTTGAGGAGGAGCGTCGTCGAGCAGAGGAGCAGAAACGTCAGGAGGAGGCGTCCATGAGTGACAGACTGTCGTCCTTGTTCGGAATGATCAggaagaaggaggagaaaaaggaggagGTACAGCAACAGGCTAAAGAGGAACAGCTGCCCACCCCAGCCCGTACTTTGGATGCGCAAGATCCCAATCAACCTGTCTCCCGTCATTCCACCAACCCATTTGAGGACATTACCCTCAGCTCAGATGTTTCTCTAAGCAGCAATGTCAGCCCAACCGATCATCAGAAATCCAGCAGCAAGGCACAAACCCCCTCTGCAATGGTCTTCCTTAACCGCACCGCAAAAGTGTCTGCAGTCAAACCCAGGTAGGCCTTTTTCTCATTACATTGCACAAAGCACACTTAACCATACAGTCTGCACTAAATATGTCATGATGTCAGGTTATGACAACTGGTGTTGTTATTGGTTGCTTGTAGTCACGTTACGTTCCTCTGAGACCTGCGTGAATGGAATTTGAATAGCCTTGCAAGTGAAATTTTGCACATAATGCCTTTTACATAAAGAAAGCCCAACACtaagtggaaaataaaaaatttaaagtttCCTCTTCACTGTTGGCCACGCACAAGGTAGTGGCGCATAAGAGATATTATCTCAGAAAACCAAAGCACGTGCTTCTGATTGGTCAGTTTTGCTGTATATTATGCCTTTCAACACTGAACTCTGGAATTTACACGACCTTCTTATCTGATCTTCCTTTTGTCATGAGTTACCAACACTCTTAACTCCATCCTCCGATGGCTGACGAACCTGTGAAACCGGTTTGGTTTGTACCGATGACAATGAAGGTGGGGTTTAAATCTGTAAAGATGTTGTGGAACAAGTTCATAAGGAGCGACTGAGCCATAGTGCTGCTTTCTGTGTGAATGTCGTGGctggtttgattttcttttcttttatattgtttttaagatctttttttttaatatcattgTTTGTGTTCTGGATCGGACTGGAATTCTTAGATCTGGATCATAATGGTAGGTGAATGACCTTTttattgctgctgttgttgcagTAATCTTTGATTTCCAAAATGTTTTAGAGATTTAGGCCATGAAAGATGGCCCTTAAATTATGTTGGAGTGTTAGGCCTGCATGGAGTGATCTAAGTAGGATGATGTCATTGTTGTGTACAGTCATTAGGCTAAAAGAGCGACCGTAAAATGTGTAAATATCAGCAGCTTCCTCTCATTGAATAGTGGACCAttttttgggaaaatattttgTTATACTAGCGGCTTGTTTCAGTACAAAGGTGCAACAGTCGATAAATCAAAGTGAAGAGTTTATTGATTAGTGTTAAACAACAGCTACATTATATGAGCCAGTACATGGGGAATGTAGTTACCTGCTTGTTGAGATGTTATCTGCTTGTTATTGGTGACGGTTTATACACTGGTGAAAGTGAGGGTGCCAGTAATGACCTGTAGGCCTTTGTTTTCACTCCTTGGCAGATTGGCTCAATCTTTGGAGCCTGAACCTGCTGACTTCCAAACCCCCAGTCAGCTGTCTCCTTCCCCAGGCAACTCTGAGTCCATCCTGTCCAGAGTCCCATCTGGGTCCCCTGATACTTTCTCCAGCCTCCACTCATCTTTAGCTCCAAGAAATAGCAGTCAAAGCCCACCTAGTTCTCCCCGTGGCAACACAGAGAATTTGTCATCTGGATCTGAGGGGTCTTCACCCACCATGGCAGATCAGAACAGAAGGGCCCTCCTACCGCCCACTTACAGGAGCCAAACCAGAGGAAATCTTACTCCTGTCAGAGAGATTCAAAACCCGGCTTATGAAGAGCCAGAAGAACCGCAAACAGGCAAAAAATCTGTACCACTTCCAGATTATGAAACCCTCTTCCCTCAGAGGAGACACGGGGTGAAAGGGCAGCCTCGATGGGATAATATAATTGCTGAGGTCAATCAGAAACACAAGGGTGCACCTGCACTCTTGGGTCCTGAGATGAGTGTGGACGGTCCATTGGAGCATACACCAAGTCCTAGGTCTTCTGTTTCACTGGAGACTCCTAACATGAGGCTTTCCCAAGCTAAACCTCAGGAGACCAAACCTGTGTCAACAAAAAAAGCACCAGCCCCGGCTCCTCCTAAACCAGTGAGATCTCCACTCCCAGAATCAGCAGCAGATTCCAGTCAGAAACAAAGCCCAAGTGTTTCTCAACAGTCTTCAGTGACACGTAGTCGACCTGCATCCCCAGCATCAGTAATATCGGACACTTCAAGCAGAGTTACGTCAGGAGATGGCGCAAGAAAGGTGCTGCAACCTTCACCCACACCTGCACCCAGAACACCAAGCCAAATGGACTTGAATACACCACCTTCAAGTGATC
This region of Pelmatolapia mariae isolate MD_Pm_ZW linkage group LG12, Pm_UMD_F_2, whole genome shotgun sequence genomic DNA includes:
- the rab11fip1a gene encoding rab11 family-interacting protein 1 isoform X2, yielding MSLADQSQQSYPTSVQVTVHQARNLRTKGKNGTNDSYAIIQVAKDKFSTSVAEKSVDPVWKEEASFDLPLFHPGNAERCTLCIIVMHRAQVGLDKFLGQAVINLLQLYDNKARKKTEWFKLVDKTGKEDKARGEVLLDIQFMRNNMSASMFDLSMQDKPRSRISKIKDKVRGKKKDGFSDSASAIVPSVSQVLTDSEGEADAQSLNQSADEKKKSKLKKLFAPKSNLQRNISQSMSTLGTLPEKNSSLSGSRSSGLNVSSPDVKKKFKLGHKRTGSSDSKVSLGPFSLLGRSKQSNSDLNNLCINGSHVYTEETEPKSGSTLSLNSSGRGSVEDVRKHTSDLSADAFRSVSVPSTDRASQEQQHHQEEEERRQAEERRIAEAKRMEEEEKHRAQLKRLQEEEERRLQEEQERKRRFLEDEARRKKQMEEDERRKQEEQRKMMEAAETQRLEEERRRAEEQKRQEEASMSDRLSSLFGMIRKKEEKKEEVQQQAKEEQLPTPARTLDAQDPNQPVSRHSTNPFEDITLSSDVSLSSNVSPTDHQKSSSKAQTPSAMVFLNRTAKVSAVKPRLAQSLEPEPADFQTPSQLSPSPGNSESILSRVPSGSPDTFSSLHSSLAPRNSSQSPPSSPRGNTENLSSGSEGSSPTMADQNRRALLPPTYRSQTRGNLTPVREIQNPAYEEPEEPQTGKKSVPLPDYETLFPQRRHGVKGQPRWDNIIAEVNQKHKGAPALLGPEMSVDGPLEHTPSPRSSVSLETPNMRLSQAKPQETKPVSTKKAPAPAPPKPVRSPLPESAADSSQKQSPSVSQQSSVTRSRPASPASVISDTSSRVTSGDGARKVLQPSPTPAPRTPSQMDLNTPPSSDQSKEQATMNKEAPSAKPRQRVSANELTKEQQSAVNSNIPKVSNSSMSSTDKKLKDGFAEEDPFPSTQLLSRDPWTLQKENDNSLFTGNASRKEATPRDWGMTASDFDKVFGQEKTPDPFASFNGSDLKKQSEYRKTDDESKLDSPAFQRKNSQKGKKSLPSTTPTQQIIPTATQGFKDIPLLLPNDGKTQSSFSEGEDLFGDRSFFQASEPLQVVMEEPEILSGGKETLRARVSPSEVQPVSTQNSNGSGLAINSRRPHPVKPMSTSESQSIHAMKEIKVRDSTPAKIKMMDSVESGPYTQLTQDELITMVVKQQADLTKKDAKIVELEEYIDNLLVRVIEEKPSILYALNAAKPV
- the rab11fip1a gene encoding rab11 family-interacting protein 1 isoform X1 — its product is MSLADQSQQSYPTSVQVTVHQARNLRTKGKNGTNDSYAIIQVAKDKFSTSVAEKSVDPVWKEEASFDLPLFHPGNAERCTLCIIVMHRAQVGLDKFLGQAVINLLQLYDNKARKKTEWFKLVDKTGKEDKARGEVLLDIQFMRNNMSASMFDLSMQDKPRSRISKIKDKVRGKKKDGFSDSASAIVPSVSQVLTDSEGEADAQSLNQSADEKKKSKLKKLFAPKSNLQRNISQSMSTLGTLPEKNSSLSGSRSSGLNVSSPDVKKKFKLGHKRTGSSDSKVSLGPFSLLGRSKQSNSDLNNLCINGSHVYTEETEPKSGSTLSLNSSGRGSVEDVRKHTSDLSADAFRSVSVPSTDRASQEQQHHQEEEERRQAEERRIAEAKRMEEEEKHRAQLKRLQEEEERRLQEEQERKRRFLEDEARRKKQMEEDERRKQEEQRKMMEAAETQRLEEERRRAEEQKRQEEASMSDRLSSLFGMIRKKEEKKEEVQQQAKEEQLPTPARTLDAQDPNQPVSRHSTNPFEDITLSSDVSLSSNVSPTDHQKSSSKAQTPSAMVFLNRTAKVSAVKPRPHPVKPMSTSESQSIHAMKEIKVRDSTPAKIKMMDSVESGPYTQLTQDELITMVVKQQADLTKKDAKIVELEEYIDNLLVRVIEEKPSILYALNAAKPV